Proteins from a genomic interval of Paenibacillus lentus:
- a CDS encoding bile acid:sodium symporter family protein produces MLLSVNRWLNRMMPLITPVSIIIGVICGSRLSSFTYLSPWLFAFMTFAGSISLGFKDFMNVLKKPFPLIICLFILHLAMPLIAMAFGYLFYSEDIYMITGLILAASIPTGVSSFVWVSIYKGNIALTLSIILIDTMLAPFIVPGILSFLVGADVQLDVAAMMSSLFWMIVVPSLIGMVLNEWSRGAIAPVWGGRLNPFSKLAMAAIVAINGSVVAPYLMNFSLQLAGLAVIIVAIASIGYLLGLAFSRLMGWSYADKVALTFNGGMRNISAGAVLAVTYFPAPVAVPVVLGMVFQQTLASLAGYLLSRHAPQDKQPSNTASTYEA; encoded by the coding sequence ATGCTGCTCTCTGTAAACCGTTGGCTGAACCGCATGATGCCTTTGATCACCCCAGTAAGCATTATCATTGGTGTAATTTGCGGCAGCCGCCTGTCTTCATTTACCTATCTTTCCCCATGGCTGTTCGCCTTTATGACATTTGCCGGAAGCATCAGCCTAGGGTTCAAGGATTTTATGAATGTGCTCAAAAAGCCCTTTCCATTAATCATATGTCTGTTCATCTTACATCTAGCGATGCCTCTGATTGCGATGGCTTTCGGCTATCTTTTCTATTCCGAAGACATATACATGATCACCGGTCTTATACTCGCTGCAAGCATTCCGACAGGGGTCAGCAGCTTCGTTTGGGTCAGCATATATAAAGGCAACATCGCCTTGACGCTATCGATCATTCTCATCGATACGATGCTGGCTCCTTTTATTGTTCCTGGCATTCTATCCTTTCTTGTGGGAGCTGACGTGCAGCTAGATGTGGCCGCTATGATGAGCAGCCTGTTCTGGATGATTGTCGTTCCTTCGTTAATCGGCATGGTTCTCAATGAGTGGAGCAGAGGCGCAATCGCCCCTGTATGGGGGGGAAGACTGAACCCGTTCTCCAAGCTGGCTATGGCCGCCATTGTAGCCATTAACGGCTCGGTGGTTGCCCCTTATCTGATGAATTTCAGTCTGCAATTGGCAGGACTTGCAGTCATTATTGTCGCCATTGCTTCTATTGGTTATTTGCTGGGCCTCGCCTTCTCTCGACTGATGGGTTGGAGCTATGCCGACAAGGTCGCGCTCACCTTCAATGGCGGGATGCGTAATATTAGTGCAGGAGCCGTGCTGGCCGTAACCTACTTCCCCGCCCCGGTTGCCGTTCCCGTTGTACTAGGCATGGTTTTTCAGCAAACATTGGCTTCTCTGGCGGGCTACTTGCTGAGCCGTCACGCTCCGCAAGACAAACAGCCATCAAATACAGCCTCCACATATGAAGCTTGA
- a CDS encoding acid phosphatase produces the protein MKWPKKKLFTVTLSLTVLLSGLSGGYASAAAIPESVVPPKASWGYFVDHYKNNSKDNLSTTINPAIGILSEFEKLWTPGEGWNTGTKLSETLLDDNIQKVVEITANRTASEAEGAYYDDRRKQSYSVIEGLGSLTDIYRVKAGATTTIKNIPADATAKKYDDEGTNSGNPESSLGNMVRLVNTLRGTYSSTNPSKSFYNYARPFRWSDEVAVLPTLIPAQNSDPSNDGGYPSGHTNAAYLTAFAMAYAVPERYQELLTRASELGHNRIVAGMHSPFDVMGGRVMATALAAAILNDPANRDLKKAAYEEAHNILLTHIGTAVDRFGDYESNKQIFTERLTYDFSQSGSTDKAAVVPKGAEVLLETRLPYLDDTQRRWVLATTALPSGYPVLDDAEGWGRLNLFAAADGYGALVGDVTVTMDSDQGGFHAEDRWRNDISGEGKLIKKGTGTLQLEGSNSYSGGTQIDEGTLEAWSETAFGIGEVVNKGGTIVSNVSGKLTIEGNFEQSDKGTLELNLSSSNDALRIKGAAAYGGKLRVNFVDGYVPSGVISVITDGSPDKNGVFSSVETVGLSSGYQVQVIYNGHSVQLQIKK, from the coding sequence ATGAAGTGGCCCAAAAAGAAACTTTTTACCGTAACCCTATCTTTAACTGTATTATTAAGCGGCCTTAGCGGAGGCTATGCAAGCGCTGCTGCCATTCCAGAATCAGTAGTCCCGCCTAAAGCGTCTTGGGGATATTTTGTGGACCATTATAAAAATAATAGTAAAGATAATTTATCAACGACAATTAATCCGGCAATCGGGATTCTCTCGGAATTTGAGAAACTGTGGACTCCCGGAGAAGGCTGGAATACTGGAACCAAATTGAGCGAAACATTGCTGGATGACAACATTCAAAAGGTTGTTGAAATTACAGCTAACCGTACGGCCAGTGAGGCGGAAGGCGCCTATTACGATGATCGCAGAAAACAAAGCTACAGTGTCATCGAGGGCTTGGGTTCGCTTACTGATATATACCGAGTTAAAGCCGGAGCTACAACGACCATTAAAAATATTCCGGCGGATGCTACTGCGAAAAAATACGATGACGAAGGGACGAATTCAGGCAACCCAGAATCATCCCTGGGTAATATGGTTCGCTTGGTGAATACATTGCGCGGCACTTATTCCTCAACGAATCCGTCCAAGAGCTTCTACAATTATGCACGGCCTTTCCGTTGGAGCGATGAGGTAGCCGTTCTGCCGACTCTTATTCCTGCACAAAATTCCGATCCCAGCAATGATGGCGGTTATCCTAGCGGTCATACGAATGCTGCATATCTAACGGCATTTGCGATGGCGTATGCTGTACCGGAGCGTTATCAGGAGCTGCTCACTCGTGCTTCGGAGCTTGGTCATAATCGGATAGTAGCCGGTATGCATTCACCGTTCGATGTAATGGGTGGACGAGTGATGGCGACTGCGCTGGCCGCCGCGATTCTGAATGATCCAGCCAACCGTGACTTGAAGAAGGCTGCCTATGAGGAAGCGCACAATATACTGCTTACCCACATTGGAACTGCAGTTGACCGATTTGGCGATTACGAATCGAATAAGCAAATTTTCACGGAGCGATTGACCTATGATTTCTCGCAGTCGGGTTCAACCGATAAGGCGGCTGTCGTGCCGAAAGGAGCTGAGGTGCTGCTGGAGACACGTCTGCCTTACCTTGACGACACGCAGCGCCGCTGGGTGCTCGCCACGACGGCTCTTCCTTCCGGGTATCCCGTGCTGGATGATGCAGAGGGCTGGGGGCGTCTCAACCTATTCGCAGCAGCGGATGGATACGGTGCATTGGTGGGTGACGTTACCGTAACTATGGACAGTGATCAGGGAGGGTTTCATGCCGAGGACCGCTGGCGTAATGATATTTCAGGCGAGGGTAAGCTGATCAAGAAGGGAACCGGCACTCTGCAGTTGGAAGGCAGCAACAGCTATTCCGGAGGGACTCAAATTGATGAAGGCACACTTGAAGCCTGGTCCGAAACGGCTTTTGGAATCGGCGAAGTAGTTAATAAAGGAGGCACGATCGTTAGCAATGTTTCGGGAAAGCTGACGATCGAGGGGAATTTCGAGCAGTCGGATAAAGGGACGCTGGAGCTTAATCTCAGCAGCTCGAATGATGCGCTACGGATTAAGGGAGCGGCAGCGTACGGAGGCAAGCTGCGCGTAAATTTTGTGGATGGTTATGTGCCTAGTGGTGTAATCTCGGTTATTACAGATGGAAGCCCGGATAAAAATGGGGTGTTCTCTTCGGTAGAAACCGTTGGACTGTCGAGCGGATATCAGGTTCAGGTGATCTACAATGGCCATAGCGTTCAATTGCAAATTAAAAAATAA
- a CDS encoding serine hydrolase domain-containing protein, whose protein sequence is MGKFQHLDALLTDFTKTNLAGCACAVARNGEILYEGYHGFASLNKEIPVSSDTLFRLFSMTKVVVCTAALMLFERGRFLLNEPLHEYIPEYKDMQVVKIKPNGDTQIEGARNPILIKDAFCMTTGIPYPFGESESARQLRDLHQRLKDEHGKYSLLTEVKAVAQVPLAFEPGTQWLYGYSHDLVGALIEVISGKPLGQFLQEELFEPLEMTSTGYRFHGDLEARMAACYTRTDSGNLEEIPGPLDEHHQADSLYEGGGVGLYSTVRDYLAFTQMLANGGTWKGEQIIGRKTIDLMRTNHLNETQLADFKNDGYGYGLGVRTMMDPAAGHSNSSLGEFGWTGAAGTWASVDPSEGFSVVYMHQLFPNMEEYHHPRVRAAAYGCL, encoded by the coding sequence ATGGGAAAGTTTCAGCATTTGGACGCGCTGCTAACCGATTTCACGAAGACAAATCTGGCCGGATGCGCTTGTGCCGTAGCCAGGAACGGGGAAATTTTGTACGAAGGTTACCATGGCTTCGCTAGCCTAAATAAAGAAATTCCAGTTTCTTCAGATACCCTATTTCGATTGTTTTCCATGACAAAAGTGGTAGTATGCACCGCTGCGCTGATGCTTTTCGAAAGGGGGCGCTTTCTGCTGAACGAGCCGCTGCATGAGTATATTCCCGAATATAAAGATATGCAGGTGGTCAAAATCAAGCCTAATGGCGACACCCAGATTGAGGGTGCCCGAAATCCAATCCTGATCAAGGATGCATTTTGCATGACAACGGGTATTCCCTATCCGTTTGGGGAATCGGAATCAGCTCGACAACTGAGAGATCTACACCAACGGTTAAAGGACGAACATGGGAAATATAGCCTGCTTACCGAGGTTAAAGCTGTAGCTCAGGTTCCATTGGCTTTTGAACCAGGGACGCAGTGGTTATACGGATATAGTCACGACCTCGTCGGAGCATTGATTGAGGTCATTTCCGGCAAGCCGCTTGGCCAATTTTTGCAGGAGGAGCTGTTCGAGCCGCTAGAAATGACCAGCACCGGATATCGCTTTCACGGCGACCTGGAAGCGCGAATGGCGGCCTGCTATACTCGAACGGATAGCGGAAATCTCGAAGAGATTCCCGGCCCGTTGGATGAACATCACCAAGCGGACTCTCTATATGAAGGTGGAGGAGTTGGACTCTACTCGACCGTAAGAGATTATTTAGCCTTCACGCAAATGCTGGCCAATGGCGGCACTTGGAAAGGGGAACAAATCATCGGCAGGAAGACGATTGACCTCATGCGGACCAATCACTTGAACGAGACTCAGCTGGCTGATTTCAAAAATGACGGATACGGCTACGGACTCGGCGTTAGAACGATGATGGATCCTGCCGCAGGCCACTCCAACAGCTCCCTTGGAGAATTTGGCTGGACCGGTGCCGCAGGCACTTGGGCCTCTGTCGATCCAAGCGAAGGCTTCTCGGTTGTGTACATGCATCAATTGTTTCCTAACATGGAAGAGTATCATCATCCTCGCGTCCGCGCAGCAGCCTACGGTTGCCTGTAA
- a CDS encoding Gfo/Idh/MocA family protein, whose translation MQKDGKHTVVIVGYGGMGSYHAKLIKDNGKFEVIGTYDTDTARGAVSEQDGYRAYGSYDEVLSDGAVEIVLIATPNDVHKDIAVRALAAGKHVICEKPVTMSVDEFKEMMAAAQQAQRVLMVHQNRRWDDDFLIIKQMYEQGTIGDIFRIESRVHGANGIPGDWRHLEAHGGGMLLDWGVHLLDQLIFMIDSKITSLSSRLSFILGDEVDDGFEAVLQFENGISALVEVGTTNFITLPRWYVKGTEGTGVIEDWSMTGRIVTRNHGAERVEPTPIQAGAGLTKTMAPPSETATITGALPEPYRQPSSFYDNFAAVLAGTAEPIVKNEEVLRVMNLIEVIFEAGRTGETMKDFDLYA comes from the coding sequence ATGCAGAAGGATGGCAAGCATACTGTAGTCATTGTCGGCTACGGAGGCATGGGCAGCTACCATGCCAAATTGATCAAGGACAATGGAAAGTTTGAAGTGATCGGTACGTATGATACGGACACGGCACGCGGGGCGGTTTCCGAACAGGACGGCTACCGGGCTTATGGAAGTTATGATGAGGTGCTGAGCGATGGGGCGGTAGAGATCGTCCTGATTGCGACTCCAAATGATGTACATAAGGATATAGCTGTACGTGCCTTGGCCGCGGGCAAGCATGTAATTTGCGAGAAACCGGTAACGATGTCGGTAGATGAATTTAAGGAAATGATGGCAGCGGCCCAGCAAGCGCAAAGGGTGCTAATGGTGCATCAGAATCGCCGCTGGGACGACGATTTCCTCATCATTAAACAAATGTATGAGCAAGGAACGATCGGCGATATTTTCCGGATCGAGTCGAGGGTTCACGGTGCGAATGGAATCCCCGGAGACTGGCGTCATTTGGAAGCGCATGGTGGCGGAATGCTGTTGGATTGGGGCGTTCATTTGCTGGATCAGCTCATCTTTATGATTGATAGCAAGATTACTAGTCTGAGCAGCCGCTTGAGCTTTATTTTGGGCGATGAGGTGGATGACGGTTTTGAAGCTGTGCTGCAATTCGAGAACGGTATCTCTGCGTTGGTCGAGGTAGGAACCACTAATTTTATTACGCTTCCTCGCTGGTATGTGAAGGGGACAGAAGGGACAGGGGTTATTGAGGACTGGTCGATGACCGGTCGGATCGTGACCCGAAACCATGGAGCCGAACGGGTGGAGCCCACGCCGATTCAGGCAGGAGCTGGGCTGACTAAGACAATGGCTCCTCCATCAGAAACGGCGACCATTACGGGAGCATTGCCAGAGCCTTATCGCCAGCCGAGCAGCTTTTATGACAATTTCGCCGCGGTCCTGGCAGGTACGGCCGAGCCGATTGTGAAGAACGAAGAAGTGCTGCGAGTGATGAACTTAATTGAGGTGATTTTTGAGGCAGGCCGAACTGGAGAAACGATGAAGGATTTTGATCTGTACGCGTAA
- a CDS encoding MFS transporter, whose amino-acid sequence MKKKDTVQKDRQMLILRGMNFWQYAILAVLAPFLPLYFANLGYSSSQIGFLMMIGPFVASMIQPFWGYLSDRLQTVKKIILWLWILAIISSVALFNSGGSYVMTLFFVLAVYFFYQPSMPLLDSISVQSAERRGSSYGSLRLFGSMGYTVVSLSGGLLLAALGGITKLPYLFWAAWVVPLILLLFLRDEPTEGEGMTLKTLKQLFTNKSFLWFLFLVFIISVPHRMNDVMLSLYMKEMGATDAMVGWAWALAAGVEIPVFALLGRYLNRIHEYVLIGIVGILYALRWWMYYVTDDPWMLLALQAGAAVTFAVFWIVAMHYVARILPPQLGATGFSLLSMVYLGLAGMTGGVIGGRLTDLFGGASMYLFATIVSFLGGVLFLGTDALSRRRGWRVR is encoded by the coding sequence ATGAAGAAAAAAGATACGGTACAGAAAGACAGACAGATGTTGATCCTGCGCGGCATGAACTTCTGGCAGTATGCCATTTTAGCTGTGCTGGCGCCATTTTTGCCGTTATATTTTGCAAATTTAGGATACTCTTCTTCACAAATCGGGTTCCTTATGATGATTGGTCCGTTTGTTGCCAGTATGATTCAGCCGTTCTGGGGGTATTTGAGCGATCGACTTCAGACGGTGAAGAAAATCATATTATGGCTGTGGATACTCGCAATTATCAGCAGTGTAGCTTTGTTTAATTCTGGTGGCAGCTATGTAATGACACTGTTCTTCGTATTGGCGGTGTACTTCTTCTACCAGCCTTCAATGCCGCTATTGGACAGTATTTCTGTTCAATCTGCTGAACGCAGAGGGAGCTCATACGGTTCGCTGCGTCTATTCGGTTCTATGGGCTATACTGTGGTTTCCCTCTCGGGGGGGCTGCTGCTTGCAGCCCTGGGCGGGATTACCAAGCTACCTTATCTATTCTGGGCCGCATGGGTTGTACCACTCATTTTGCTCCTATTTTTGCGGGATGAGCCGACTGAGGGAGAAGGGATGACCCTTAAAACTTTAAAGCAACTGTTTACCAATAAGTCATTCTTGTGGTTTCTGTTTCTCGTGTTCATTATTTCGGTTCCCCATCGTATGAATGATGTTATGCTCAGTTTGTATATGAAAGAAATGGGGGCTACCGACGCCATGGTTGGGTGGGCCTGGGCCTTAGCCGCCGGCGTTGAAATTCCCGTATTCGCTTTGCTAGGAAGATATTTGAACCGCATCCATGAGTATGTGCTGATCGGCATCGTTGGCATCTTGTACGCGCTACGCTGGTGGATGTATTATGTGACCGACGATCCGTGGATGCTCTTGGCGCTGCAAGCCGGAGCAGCAGTTACTTTCGCGGTATTCTGGATTGTTGCCATGCATTACGTCGCGCGAATTCTTCCTCCCCAGCTAGGGGCTACAGGCTTCTCCTTGCTAAGCATGGTGTACCTTGGCTTAGCAGGTATGACAGGCGGGGTAATTGGCGGAAGACTAACCGATTTGTTCGGCGGAGCAAGTATGTACTTGTTCGCAACGATCGTTTCATTTTTGGGTGGCGTCCTGTTTCTTGGGACTGATGCTTTGTCCCGCCGACGCGGGTGGAGAGTCCGATAA
- a CDS encoding acetate uptake transporter, producing the protein MQTTNSNHVKIITADPSGIGLFGLAMVTLVASSQKLGLTDGLSYVLPWAIFLGAFAQLFASIQDAKHNNTFGMTAFGAYAFFWFGMGASWLIKLGVFGPELAAGIDGKQLGFAFVGYLIFTLFMTIGAMETHKVLFFIFVLIDLLFLGLALDAFGIAPEVFHALAAYAEMGIALLSLYGAGAAVLNVHFGRVFLPVGRPFGIFKPRA; encoded by the coding sequence ATGCAAACTACAAACTCTAATCATGTAAAAATTATAACGGCTGATCCAAGCGGAATCGGTTTATTCGGGCTAGCGATGGTCACCCTGGTTGCTTCCTCGCAGAAGCTGGGCCTAACGGACGGCTTAAGCTATGTCCTTCCCTGGGCGATATTTCTGGGCGCGTTCGCTCAGTTATTCGCTAGCATTCAGGATGCAAAACATAATAACACCTTTGGAATGACCGCCTTTGGCGCTTATGCCTTCTTCTGGTTCGGCATGGGTGCCAGCTGGTTGATCAAGCTAGGCGTATTCGGCCCAGAGCTGGCTGCCGGCATTGACGGCAAGCAGCTTGGCTTCGCATTTGTAGGATACCTGATTTTCACCCTATTTATGACCATCGGTGCTATGGAAACGCATAAAGTACTGTTTTTCATTTTCGTTCTAATTGATCTTCTGTTTCTTGGTCTTGCTTTGGATGCGTTTGGCATCGCACCAGAGGTATTCCATGCCTTAGCTGCCTACGCAGAAATGGGTATTGCCCTGCTCTCACTGTATGGCGCCGGAGCAGCAGTGCTTAATGTTCATTTTGGCCGGGTGTTTCTGCCTGTTGGCCGCCCGTTCGGCATCTTCAAACCTCGGGCGTAG